The Comamonas sp. 26 DNA window AAAAATCTCCGTTCTTGCGGCGGTTTTTCACGAGGCCCGTCCAAGGAAGGCCTGTCGATATGGTCTGCCACAAATCGCGGAAGGCCTCAGCAGGCATGTCAGGGTGGCGGATCAGGTTGTGGGGCTGGCCCAGTAGCTCCTCGTGTGCGAAACCGCTCACGTGAACGAATGCGGGGTTGCAGTAAGTGATACGACCTTTGGTATCCGTGACTGAGACCAGAGTGCTTCTCTCTGGAAACGTGAACTCATTGGTTGTGGCGGGCAAATTGATCCGCATAAGGCATTCTTTTTTATGGTTTTTTGGAAGGACTAAAGGGGCAGCCAGTCGCGCGCCAACTCGGCTGCTGGAACAGCCTTCGAGAAAAGATAGCCCTGCACTTCATCGCAGTGCAGGTCGCGCAGTTTTTCGAGTTGGCTTTGTGTTTCCACACCTTCGGCCACCGTCCGTAGCTTCAGCGCATGGGCTAGGCCGATTACCGCTGTCACGATGGCGAGACTGCCAGGCTCGCTGAGCATGCCGCGCACGAAAGACATGTCGATCTTGAGCCGAGAAACGGGAAAGCTCTGTAGTCGCGCCAGGGAGGAGTAGCCAGTTCCGAAATCGTCGATGGATAGCGTGAAGCCCTGTTCCACTAGCTGGGAGGCAACACGCTTAGCCTTGGCTGGGTCATGCATCAGAGCCGATTCAGTAATCTCCAATTCGATAAATCGTGGGCTCACGTCGTGCGTGCGCATGATCGCCAAGGCACGCTCGGAGAAGGCGTCACTCATCATCTGCGCAGCCGATACGTTGACAGCAATCACAGGGGGCTGCGCTATGCCGGCAGAACTCCAGGCACGCCACTGACGAGCTGCTGCGTCCAAACTCCAGTCGCCGAGCGCGATGATGAGGCCGCGCTCCTCAGCGACGGGGATAAACTCGGCAGGGCTCACCCAGCCCCATTCTTCGTCGTGCCAACGTGCGAGCGCTTCCACGCCGTATAACGCATACGAGTCTATGGCTATCTTGGGCTGGAAGTGCAATTCCAAGCGTGATTGCGCGAGAGCCTCCTCCAGCTTTGCTCCAAGTGCGATGCGCCGCTGGAGCCGGTGGCCCATTTGTGCATCGTAGAGTTGGCAATTGCCGCCGCCTTGCGTCTTGACTTGGTACATTGCGATATCGGCACGCTGGAGCAACTCGTCTACGCTGTGACCGTGCATGGGGTAAAGGGCTACTCCGACGCTTGCCCTTACTTCAAAGCAAAGATCGTCCACCCTCAAGGGGCTTGCCAATGTTGAGCAGAATTCATGGGCCAAAGCCATAGCATCGTTGCCTTCGGCTAGTGTGCGCACGAACATAAATTCATCGCCACCCAGGCGAGCCACCACACCGTCTCCTCCGAGCGTGCGTTCGCACCGCCTTGCCACTTCAGCAAGCAAGTCGTCTCCCACTAAATGGCCCTGAGAGTCATTGATCTCCTTGAAGCGGTCGAGATCAACGAACAGCACCGTGGCCTGCTGACCTCGTTGGCCTGCGATGTCGAGCAGGCGTTGAGCCAAATCTATGCCGTGAAAGCGATTAGGTAACCCTGTGAGCGCATCAAAGAATGCCAGCTTCTTCATGCGCTGTTCGGTCCGTTTGCGTTCCGTGATGTCGAGTAGCGTGCCGTAGCCCCGGACCGGCTTGCCGGTCGCGTCACGCTCGATCGTGCCCAGCGCATCCACCCAGCGGACGCTGGTTCCATCCTGGATGCGCATTTCGAACGCGTAACGGCCGGTGGCAAGCCCTTCTTTCCATTGTGCATCTGCGTATGCGCGGTCTTCTGCATGCACGCAGCCAAGTAAATCGGCAAATTCGAAAGGCTGGCCTACTGGCCAACCAAGGATACGTGCCGCTTGAGGCGTGAGGGAAGGCTTGCCGTCAAAGTATGAGAGCCAGGTACCGATGTTGGCCACCTCCTGGGCATTGAGCAAGTCACGATTGAGTTGCTCCTGCTTGCGCAGATCTTCGACGGTGATCAGCAGCCGTGGCTGCGCGTGGCCGTCGGGCTGTTGCAGAGAGTGGACGGTGATGGAAACCGGGATCGCCAATGCTTGAGCGTGGAAATGCAGTTGCGACCTTCCCTTGGCATGTTGATGCTGTAGCGCTTGCTTCACCAGTGCAGGTAAGCTGCCTACATCCATAAAGGCCGGTAGCGGGTCTCCTTTCGCTAGCGCCATTGGTGTTTGGCCTGCGAGTTGTGCGAAGGCCTGGTTGGCAAACACCACATTCAGCTCATCCGTGACCACAAGCGTGCCGTGGGGCAGGTGCGCGAAAGCTGCGCCGTAGTCTCGAAGTTCGGTGATCAGCGTATCGCGATGTGTGATGTAGCTATCGATAGCCAGCCCGATATCCAGCAAGACCACTTTGATCAATGCCTGGATTGCATCATTGCGCTGCTCTGGCGTCAGTCCGGGCAGCCTGGTGATTCGCGGCAGGAGTTCGGTGAGGTAGTGACTGTAGGCGCCCAGATACCAGCCGGGCGACAGTCCAATACGCGCATGAGCCAAACCCACATGTTGGCGCTCATCTCCATAGGCCTCGTCATAGGTGCCTTTTGTGAGCCTGAGAAAGTAACGCATTTGTAGCGTCTTGAGCCTGTGCAGTGCCTCGTCGTCCGGCAGCAGTGCACGCATCTCAGGAAAGGAAAGCAGGTGACGGTAGAAGCCTTCCACGAAGCCGTGTGCCTGGGTGCCAAGGGCGTCGTGCAGACTGCGCATGGCATGCTCATCCTGAACGGTGAGGCAGAGAAAATCTTTACGGCGTTGGAAAGTTTGGGAGGTTTCTGTCAAGGGTTTTTCTCATTTTCTTTGAAGAAGAACAATGTTATTGGATGCAACTTTCGAGACTCTGACCTGTGGATGCATGCGATTTAATGCGCATCAAGTTTTATGCGGTCTACTGCCGCTCAACGGCTAATGCTCAGATCTATTGCTGTTCCTCACCCGTTATGCTTCATCCACTTTGCGGCTCTCGCGTACAAACGGGAGCTTGAGGTCGTGAACCTACACAGCCTTGGACTTTTTAATGCCATCTAACTGACATAAGTGCTGTCGCCGAATACTCAGTAATGATTCCGCGCTAATTGAGGGCCGAATTGGGGTAGTTCTGCAAATAGGTTTTGTTTCATCGCCTGACAGCTTGCAGACTTGATGTGTCACAAAGTCACGTCGGCGTGAAGGGCTGCTCATCTCAAATGTGGCCAGCATCTTTAAAAGCGATCCTATTTAAGGGTGTATGGCTTCATACAGTGCTAGCTGGTCGGTCTCCTGAAATAGAGTTGCGCTGAGCAAGATACGTTCTGTGCCTACCTGTGAATCCCAATTCACATCTATGTATTTGCCAGTCGTCTGCTTAGTGCTGTCGTGCCGCACGAACAAACTGGCACTGACTTCAGCGGCTTCCAACTGGCTCTACTTTTACAAAGCCTTGCTCTATCGCACCTCCTACCTCTGAGCTCTAGGAGTTTTCCATCATGTCGAGGCGCTCCTTGCGCGCCGGTGATGCGAACAACTGTGGACAGGGAAGGGACAGGGTGAATCGCGCGCCTCCGTGTGGGGAAGGAGATACAACTAGGGTGCCTCCAAGGAGGCCAGCGAGAGAGCGCGACAACGATAGTCCTAGGCCGGTGCCTCCATATTGGTGGTTGATGCGCGAATGCCCTTGGTGAAATCTTTCGAAGATTCGCTGGTGCAGCTCCTCGGGAATTCCCGGGCCTGTGTCGGTAACGTGCAATTGCACCTGATGGGCGTTTGGGTTGTGCACTATCTCTAGACTCACGCTACCTTGTGGCGTGAACTTGATAGCGTTGGACAGCAGGTTGCTCAGAATCTGTTTGAGCTTGAGCGGGTCCGTGATTAATATGATGGTGGTTATCGATGGAGGGGTGAGCAGTTGTAGCGTCAGCTCCTTCGCCATGGCGCTTACGCGAAACAGATCCGTCAGCTCACGTGCCAGCGTGAGTAACTCTACCGATTCAAGATGCGTGGGCATGGCGCCGGCCTCGATCTTGGCAAAGTCCAGGACTTCTGTGAGCAATGCATTCAGATGCTCGGCGCCTTGGCGGATCAGGCCTGACTGCTCCCGCACCCTCGGGTCACTGCTGCGTAGCTCCATCAATTCGGCAAATCCCCGGATGCTAGTTAGCGGAGTGCGCAACTCATGCGACATGGCTGCCAGGTATTCGCTCTTGGCCTCATTGGCCCGAAGGGCTTCGGCAGCGCTGTTGGCCAAGGCAGCGTGGCTGCTGGCCATGTGCCTGATCCGGGTCACGGCCATGGCGCCAAAGCCCATTACGACCAAGCTCAGCAATACCATCAGCAGTATGACCGTGTTGCGGGCGGCGCGCCATGCGGTGAATGCTTCATCCTGGAAGGTGCCACTGAGCACGAACAATGGATAGTCGCCGACACGGCTGTAGCCTACGATGCGTGGTATGCCGTCTGATGATGAGGTCAGGGTAGCGCCTGAGACCCCTTGGTATAACTTATGCATCAGCGTCTCAGGAAGCTGCTGCTGCGTTTCGGTGCTGAGACCGCCAATCACACGCGCGCGGATCGCGCCATCCAGCCCTGCTAGCACCACGCCACCCTGTTCACCCAGACGCACGCCTTGGTAGACGTCTGCAAAGTGACGCTGATTTAGGGAAGCCACGACGACTCCCAGGGTGCCTCCATCGCTGGCAGTGATCTTACGCGACAGCTGGATCGTCCAGACTCCCGATACCTTTCCCTGCACAGGGTGGCTGATGAACAGGCCATCTTGTAGCTTGCTTGAGGATTTAGGGAATGTGTCTAGTAGGTGTACGCGGATATGCTCCCGGTCTAGTAGGTTGATATGGCGGCTGAGTGAGCCGTCTGGATCTAGGTTGCAGCTCTGGAAATTGCCGGCCGCGTCCACGAATGAAAGCTGCGTCAAAATGTGTGGAGTCATGCCGGTTTCATTGGCGATACGCACGATTTCTTCGCTGTTAAAAGCCCCCTCGCTCACATGTTCCTGAAGTCGCAGCATCGCCTGATCGACCGTATCTAGGATGCGCAGTGTGTGCTCCTTCAGCGCCAGCGCCGTATTGGTGTTCTGGCGCATTTCGGATTCCAGTGTTTCCTGCCATTGCGAGTGCAGCATGGTGGCAACAGTGATCCAACCTCCGAGCAGTACGGTAGCACTGAAGAGGCAGACACCGACGACGTACATTAGCGTCTGATTAGTGCGCCAGTGTCGAATGTGAGAAATCAGCTTCATGAGACGGTAGTGGCAGGCTCGAAGTGGGTGAATTCTGCGATGGGCAGGATGATGTGGAAAATTGCGCCGCCCTCGGGCGCGTTGGCGGCATATATGCTTCCGCCGTGGGAGACCATAATCTTCTGACAGATTGCCAAGCCAAGGCCGATGCCCCCCGAGCCGTCACTAGTCTGGCTCGATTGGACGAAGGCCTGGAATACTGCTTCCAGCTCCGCGAGCGGGATGCCCGGACCTTGGTCACGCACTGTCAGATGGATTCTGGACGTATCCTCCAGTGCGGCGGTGATGTTGATGGATCGGCCTTCGGAGGAAAATTTCACTGCATTGATCAGCACATTGCGCACCACTTGTGCAAAGCGCGTACGATCCACCTTGGCAATCAGCGGATCGCTGCCCAACTGCAGCTCCAGCACCAGGCGCTTTTGCTCAAGCTGAGGGCCGAGCTCGCTGGCCACTTCCAGAACAATAGGGCGCACGTCGTGGCGTTCGAATTGAAAGGCTCCAATGAGTGTGTCCATCTTGCTCAGGTCCAGTAGGTCATTGACCAGCGCGAGCATGCGTTCACCTGCGGCATGGATATCGCCGAACATGTCGATCAGCTTGTCATGCTGGCGTGCGCGCAGCATGCCTAGCTCGGAAAAGCCCAAAATAGACTGCAACGGCGTGCGCAGCTCGTGACTGATATTTGCCACGAACTCGCTCTTGGCGCGCGAAGCTTGCTCTGCTAGATCACGGGCTGCCAAAAAAGCAGTTATGTCCATCTTGACGATCAGCAGGCCAAGGGGTTGGCCCTGACGAGATTCCAGACGCACTTTGGTCACTTGGACATCGCACACGCTGCCATCGGGGCGACACAGGCGTTCCTCATAGCGCACTTGGCCGCCAGAGAGCAGCAAAGCTTCGTTGTGGGAGTCATAGGCCTTGGCCTCCTGGGCTGGCAGGAATTCGCTGTTGCGTAGGCCTAGAACGCGCTCGCGCGGCAGACCCATGAACTGCTCCCATGCATCGTTGACTGTCAGAAAACGCCCGTGCATATCAGTCATACAGATCGGCAGAGGGTTGGATTCGAGTAGCTGGCTGGTAAGGGCTAGCTGTTCTTGCTCTCGCCGTGCAGTGTCCTGAATGATTTCATTGCGCTCGTGCTGGGCTACTTCGCGTGCGAGGGCGTTGCGCCAGGCGCTGAACGTCATCAGTCCAATCAGTACCAGCGCCAGAGACATGAAGATCAGTGGTCCTCGCAATGCCGCCAACCATTCTTGCTGTGTGGTTGCGTAAGGTTGTTCGACAATCGTTACTAGAGGCAGGTTGGCGGAGGCGTGCCATGCGCCCAGCACGTATCCATCAACGTTTTGCAGGGGGCCATAGCTGCCCCTGTGCTCTGACGGAATGGAGAGGAACAGGGCGCGCGAGCGCAGGCTGCTGTCTGCGGGGGGGTATGCAGGCCTACCTGGGAGAGCAGGCTGCCGTCGCTCAGGGTCAACATCACACGGGTACCGGGGCCGCTCACTTCCAGCAGTTGCTGTTGGTAGGTTGCCAGCGCGTCGGGGTTGAGCTGCGCCACTAGCAAGACGCTGCGTTCAGTGTCGAGCTGTACCCGGCGTATCAGGGGGATGAAACCCAGGTGGGTGGGAGTTCTCCCAGCAGAAGCCTCTGCCACCAGCGCGCGCCCTTGTATCCACGGGCCAATCATTACCTGCTTTCCAGTGACGCCGCTGGGTGCCAGACGATTTAGATCAACAGCACCGCCTCGGTCATTGGGCGTGGAGGAGACTAGCACCTGGCCCTGCATGCTGACCAGTGCCAGACTGCGCAGAAATGGTAGGCTCTGCAAATAGTAAGTTTGCTTGGCTTCCATTGCTTCCAGTGACAGAGGATCCTGTGTCAGGCTCGCCGCCAGATTGTCCAGCGCCAGCAGGCCACTATCGAACACCTGACTGGCATGGAACTCCATCACACTGGCGAGCATTTCGAGTTGTTGGAGCTTGCGCTGCTGCGCATATCCTAGTTCTCGCCACATCAGTGCCATGGCGCTTGCGAGCACGACCAGGGTCAGTGTTAGGCCGCTGGCAAGCACCCGCCGGCTGGCTAGGCCCAGTGGGAGGCACTTCGGGCGCAAAGTCTGTAACCAGGTACGCAGCATGCCGGCACTCATTTGCGCACCACTATGTCTAGCAGGCCGTGGCGTCTTGCCGCTGTGTCCAGCCGACCGTCCTGCTGGATGCGTGCCACAAAGGTGTTCAGAACAGCTTGCCACTGGAGATCCCCGGGTTTGCTCGCATGGGCATAGGGCATTGGGTAAAAGGGTTCGGGCGGTGTCAACAGCAAGGCCCAATCGGTGCTGTCGATCAGTGTGCGGCCGTAGGGATAGTCAGTCATGAAAACATCCACGCGGCCAGCATGGAGCTCCCGCTCGCGGGTTCGCGGTAGCTCAATGCTCACCAAGCGGGCGTAGCGCAGCCGTTGCTGCATGACGGGCTCCATGAAGGTTCCTGCCTGAACACCCACCAATACGCCCGGTTGGTCTATGTCACTCCATTGCCGCACGACTCGGCTGGTACGTGTGCTGATGGCATAGATGTCGCTTTGCAGATAGGGGGTGGAAAACTGCAGTTTTTCCATGCGCTGGCGCAGCATGGCGATGCCGAACATAGCCACATCACAGCGGTCGTTCAGCAGATCCTGGACCAGAGACGGAAAGGAAGAGTCGACGAATTGCAATGTCAGGCGCAAATCGGCCGCCAGACCTCTAGCAAGGTCGATATCCAGGCCGCTCAGTTGGCCGGAGCGCGGGTCGCGCCAACTAATGCCTTGGTAGGCGGGCCAGATGCAGACCTTGAGTTTGCCACTGGCTTGAACGCGCTCGAGCACTGTGCCTGCTTGGGCCCCCAGGTTGCAACATGCGCTGGCGAGGCATAGCAACAGCCATGCGGCCCAAGTTCGGGCGGTCTGTCGAGTGCTGGAGTACATCATAGGATGGGGTGCTCGGACTCGACTAGGTCGGCAAAAGTCATGCGGCGCTCGGTGATGCGTTCACGTAGCGCGCGCAGCGCTTCATGGTTGCGTGTGAAGCAATCCACTACATCTGTATCGTAAGCTGTGGCGCGTTGCGCGATGATTATGTCCAGAGCTTCTTCGTGCGAGAGGGCTGGGCGATAGACCCGATCCATGGTCAGCGCGTCGTAACAGTCCACTACCGCGACAATGCGACCTGACAAGGGGATGTCCGTGCCGGCGAGTTGCCTGGGATAACCTGTCCCGTCCCAGCGTTCATGGTGTGTGAGCGCCACTTCTGCGGCCAGCTGAAACAGTGCGATGCGTGACTTACCCAGAATGTCTGCGCCGATACTCGGGTGGCGGTTCATGATCTCCCGCTCTTCGGGCTTGAATGCGCCCGGCTTTTTCAGTACGCTGTCGGGTATACCGATCTTGCCGACATCGTGCATGGGCGCCGCCTTACGCAACAGCTCGGCATAGGCTTTGCTCTGGCCGAGCAGCAGCGCAAGAGCCTCGGCCAAAAAGCCTATGCGAACGATGTGCACGCCCGTGTCATCATCCTTGTATTCAGCGGCCAGGGTAAGAAGGAACAAGGCTTCATGGTGGGCTCGAGCGACTTCCTGAAGAGCTTCGTTACGCTCTTGGTACATCCGGCCCAGGTCGGAGATGATCTTCTCCATCTGAACTGCCGCTGCCGGATCGAACTGCGTGGTTTCAATGATTGCCTGGTTCATGGCTAGCCGATGTCGGGAAAAATCAGGTGGTCGATGGTCTCAATCAGTTTGAGCGGGCTAAAGGGCTTGAGTAGGTAGGCATCGGCACCGGCATGCATGCCTGCCTCGATGTCTTGGCTTTGCCCGCGTGCCGTCAGCAAAACCACCTGGGGCGCGCCCAGCGCGGGGTCGCTCTTGACGCGGCGGCACAGATCGAGTCCGTTCATGGCGCCGGGCATCATCACATCCAGAAGCAATAACTGAGGGCGCAGGCGCTGCACCGCCTCCAGTCCATCTTGCGCGTTCGAAGCCTCATGAATTTCATAGTTTTCGAACTCCAGCGTCATATGGATCAGCTTGCGGATATCCGCGTGATCTTCGACGATCAGTATGCGTGTGCTCATATCGCATGGGTAGTGATGATTTGATTTACCAATTGTATCATTTTTATCTTTTTTGATAATGATAAAATTTCACAATGGAAAATAGTTTGTTGAACTCCCTGCCTGACAACTGCAGCACTCGGGATGTAGCGCGGGTGCTGGGCTTGGCCGTGCGGTCTGTGCAGCTCATGGTGGATCGTGGCGAGCTGGACGCTTGGAAAACGCCGGGTGGCCACAGGCGCATCGCACGCGCTTCGGTCGAGAGCTGGCTTGCGCGGCACCAGGATTGGAGTCAGCAGCAGGAGCAGGAGGCAGCGCCAGTGTCCTCTGCATCTATGCACGCCCGTTTAAGAGTCTTGTTGATCGAAGATTCCGCGCATTTTCAAAACCTGGTGCGAATGCTGATGGCGCACGATTTTCCTGAGGTCGAACTGTGTGTGGCTGAAGACGGTATCGTCGGTCTGGCGATGGCGGGTGAGTTGCAGCCCGATGTGCTCATCGTCGACATACTGCTGCCCGGCATCGACGGTGCTACCCTAATTGCCAGAATGCGCTCGCACCCGCAGTTTCAGCGTACTCGCGTGCTCGTTCTGACGTCACTGGACGAGACCCAGCGCAGCGCCTATGCCTTCGCGTTGACCGGTCTGCCGGTAGTGCATAAGCCACGCTTGGTGCAGGAACTGCCAGCCCTCCTGGCTGTAGCTTTAAAGCGAAAGGAGTAAGCATGTCCGACATGCCCCGCCCACGTGTTCTGCTACTGGAAGACGATGCAGGTGTGCGTCGTTTCATGGAGTTGGCGCTAGAGGATGTGGCTGTGGAACTGCTTGTCTGCTCCCGCTTGTCTGAGGCCTTGCAGGTGCTTGCTGGCTCATCGGTGGCGCTTGTCTTGCTCGATCTGTACTTGCCTGATGGCTCCGGACTGGATTTACTGGAATGGCTACAGCGGCGAGAAGCGCTCGCCGCTTGCCGCACCGTGGTGTTCAGCGGTGGCATCGATACCGCCGTGCAGAAGCAGTTGCAGGCCTTGCAGGTTTGGCGGGTGCTGCACAAGCCAGTGCCGCTAGGCCAGTTGCAGGCCTGCGTGCGCGAGGTTCTTGCTCACCAGGACAGTGATGAACTGGTCGCATGGGCCTTGCCGGCAGAGCATGGCACCGATCCTGTGGCGGAGTTCTTTGGCGGCAACCAAGGCCTGTACGAGGCCTACCGCAGCGCCTGTCTGGCGCAGTTTCCCAAGGATTTGGACGCAGGTGACCTAGCCGTGCGAGCGAGCGATGCCCGGGTCTTGCGGCGCGTGGCCCACAACCTCAAGTCGGCGCTCTCTATGTTGGGCTGGGAGCATGCCGCGCAGTTGGCGCGCAGTACCGAAGACCATGCAGAGCAGGGGATGATAGAGCCTATGCGGGCATCCTGGCAGAGGCTGCGTCAGCAGGTTCGGGCATGCATCGTGGAGCGACTGCCGGGTTGACCCGGCACTTTGCTTAAGGCTTCTTAAAAGGATTCCCAGTCAGAGTCTGACGCGCCCTTGTGAACGGGTGCTGGGCGTGTTGATTGCTGGGCCCGGGGTTGGACGGCACGCGCAACCACTGCGTTGACTGCAGGCGCCGGCCGCCGGGAGGGCGCGATGGCCGCACGTGCCGCAGCCGCCTGCGGTGCGGGCTGGGCAGCGCTGGCGTGCATGATGCCCCGGGCGCTATTTGCACTCATAGGGTTTAGGGTGCCAGAGGTAGCGCCCAGCTGGAACACTTCCACCGTATCGACGAGCTCTTGCGCTTGAACGCTCAGGCTCGAAGCGGCGGCCGCTATTTCCTCCACTAGGGCGGCGTTCTGCTGGGTTACATGGTCCATTTGGGTTACGGCTTCGCCCACCTGAGCCACCCCCAGGCTCTGCTCGGAGCTGGCAGCGCTGATTTCGCCCATGATGTTTGTGACGCGCTGGATGGCATTGACCACTTCCGTCATGGTCTTGCCGGCTTGGTCCACGAGTGCCGCGCCGCTTTCCACGCGATCGACACTGACGCCGATCAAGTCCTTGATCTCTCGCGCTGCTTGGGCGGCGCGGCCTGCAAGGCTGCGCACCTCCGTGGCAACGACTGCAAAGCCCCGGCCCTGCTCTCCTGCACGCGCCGCTTCCACTGCGGCATTGAGAGCCAAGATGTT harbors:
- a CDS encoding ABC transporter substrate-binding protein — its product is MLERVQASGKLKVCIWPAYQGISWRDPRSGQLSGLDIDLARGLAADLRLTLQFVDSSFPSLVQDLLNDRCDVAMFGIAMLRQRMEKLQFSTPYLQSDIYAISTRTSRVVRQWSDIDQPGVLVGVQAGTFMEPVMQQRLRYARLVSIELPRTRERELHAGRVDVFMTDYPYGRTLIDSTDWALLLTPPEPFYPMPYAHASKPGDLQWQAVLNTFVARIQQDGRLDTAARRHGLLDIVVRK
- a CDS encoding HD-GYP domain-containing protein, which encodes MNQAIIETTQFDPAAAVQMEKIISDLGRMYQERNEALQEVARAHHEALFLLTLAAEYKDDDTGVHIVRIGFLAEALALLLGQSKAYAELLRKAAPMHDVGKIGIPDSVLKKPGAFKPEEREIMNRHPSIGADILGKSRIALFQLAAEVALTHHERWDGTGYPRQLAGTDIPLSGRIVAVVDCYDALTMDRVYRPALSHEEALDIIIAQRATAYDTDVVDCFTRNHEALRALRERITERRMTFADLVESEHPIL
- a CDS encoding ATP-binding protein produces the protein MKLISHIRHWRTNQTLMYVVGVCLFSATVLLGGWITVATMLHSQWQETLESEMRQNTNTALALKEHTLRILDTVDQAMLRLQEHVSEGAFNSEEIVRIANETGMTPHILTQLSFVDAAGNFQSCNLDPDGSLSRHINLLDREHIRVHLLDTFPKSSSKLQDGLFISHPVQGKVSGVWTIQLSRKITASDGGTLGVVVASLNQRHFADVYQGVRLGEQGGVVLAGLDGAIRARVIGGLSTETQQQLPETLMHKLYQGVSGATLTSSSDGIPRIVGYSRVGDYPLFVLSGTFQDEAFTAWRAARNTVILLMVLLSLVVMGFGAMAVTRIRHMASSHAALANSAAEALRANEAKSEYLAAMSHELRTPLTSIRGFAELMELRSSDPRVREQSGLIRQGAEHLNALLTEVLDFAKIEAGAMPTHLESVELLTLARELTDLFRVSAMAKELTLQLLTPPSITTIILITDPLKLKQILSNLLSNAIKFTPQGSVSLEIVHNPNAHQVQLHVTDTGPGIPEELHQRIFERFHQGHSRINHQYGGTGLGLSLSRSLAGLLGGTLVVSPSPHGGARFTLSLPCPQLFASPARKERLDMMENS
- a CDS encoding response regulator; this encodes MENSLLNSLPDNCSTRDVARVLGLAVRSVQLMVDRGELDAWKTPGGHRRIARASVESWLARHQDWSQQQEQEAAPVSSASMHARLRVLLIEDSAHFQNLVRMLMAHDFPEVELCVAEDGIVGLAMAGELQPDVLIVDILLPGIDGATLIARMRSHPQFQRTRVLVLTSLDETQRSAYAFALTGLPVVHKPRLVQELPALLAVALKRKE
- a CDS encoding HAMP domain-containing sensor histidine kinase → MSLALVLIGLMTFSAWRNALAREVAQHERNEIIQDTARREQEQLALTSQLLESNPLPICMTDMHGRFLTVNDAWEQFMGLPRERVLGLRNSEFLPAQEAKAYDSHNEALLLSGGQVRYEERLCRPDGSVCDVQVTKVRLESRQGQPLGLLIVKMDITAFLAARDLAEQASRAKSEFVANISHELRTPLQSILGFSELGMLRARQHDKLIDMFGDIHAAGERMLALVNDLLDLSKMDTLIGAFQFERHDVRPIVLEVASELGPQLEQKRLVLELQLGSDPLIAKVDRTRFAQVVRNVLINAVKFSSEGRSINITAALEDTSRIHLTVRDQGPGIPLAELEAVFQAFVQSSQTSDGSGGIGLGLAICQKIMVSHGGSIYAANAPEGGAIFHIILPIAEFTHFEPATTVS
- a CDS encoding response regulator transcription factor; the encoded protein is MSTRILIVEDHADIRKLIHMTLEFENYEIHEASNAQDGLEAVQRLRPQLLLLDVMMPGAMNGLDLCRRVKSDPALGAPQVVLLTARGQSQDIEAGMHAGADAYLLKPFSPLKLIETIDHLIFPDIG
- a CDS encoding EAL domain-containing protein, which gives rise to MTETSQTFQRRKDFLCLTVQDEHAMRSLHDALGTQAHGFVEGFYRHLLSFPEMRALLPDDEALHRLKTLQMRYFLRLTKGTYDEAYGDERQHVGLAHARIGLSPGWYLGAYSHYLTELLPRITRLPGLTPEQRNDAIQALIKVVLLDIGLAIDSYITHRDTLITELRDYGAAFAHLPHGTLVVTDELNVVFANQAFAQLAGQTPMALAKGDPLPAFMDVGSLPALVKQALQHQHAKGRSQLHFHAQALAIPVSITVHSLQQPDGHAQPRLLITVEDLRKQEQLNRDLLNAQEVANIGTWLSYFDGKPSLTPQAARILGWPVGQPFEFADLLGCVHAEDRAYADAQWKEGLATGRYAFEMRIQDGTSVRWVDALGTIERDATGKPVRGYGTLLDITERKRTEQRMKKLAFFDALTGLPNRFHGIDLAQRLLDIAGQRGQQATVLFVDLDRFKEINDSQGHLVGDDLLAEVARRCERTLGGDGVVARLGGDEFMFVRTLAEGNDAMALAHEFCSTLASPLRVDDLCFEVRASVGVALYPMHGHSVDELLQRADIAMYQVKTQGGGNCQLYDAQMGHRLQRRIALGAKLEEALAQSRLELHFQPKIAIDSYALYGVEALARWHDEEWGWVSPAEFIPVAEERGLIIALGDWSLDAAARQWRAWSSAGIAQPPVIAVNVSAAQMMSDAFSERALAIMRTHDVSPRFIELEITESALMHDPAKAKRVASQLVEQGFTLSIDDFGTGYSSLARLQSFPVSRLKIDMSFVRGMLSEPGSLAIVTAVIGLAHALKLRTVAEGVETQSQLEKLRDLHCDEVQGYLFSKAVPAAELARDWLPL
- a CDS encoding response regulator; amino-acid sequence: MSDMPRPRVLLLEDDAGVRRFMELALEDVAVELLVCSRLSEALQVLAGSSVALVLLDLYLPDGSGLDLLEWLQRREALAACRTVVFSGGIDTAVQKQLQALQVWRVLHKPVPLGQLQACVREVLAHQDSDELVAWALPAEHGTDPVAEFFGGNQGLYEAYRSACLAQFPKDLDAGDLAVRASDARVLRRVAHNLKSALSMLGWEHAAQLARSTEDHAEQGMIEPMRASWQRLRQQVRACIVERLPG